In Nicotiana tabacum cultivar K326 chromosome 19, ASM71507v2, whole genome shotgun sequence, one DNA window encodes the following:
- the LOC107801689 gene encoding uncharacterized protein LOC107801689: MGSACCVAARDRAVINGSTSESLQRNVRYSPSWSFRWDNRGRVAGEETSVNWSSDGVVGNDRSEFKSGTTLETLYASEEGSPLDSFRSLALQKSPDSDCNTVNSTLPLSDQSVVRNSTEVKESIESSAVPYPSPAPSVPSVSSLSTSPLSSRSQLLPASSTPLPHYSSVHQLGRQVSDSHTPGIKSPTFSISEESSSLVLPGWSNESTRASNGGSSDGWSVPAFSDLANPRRERWSFDSESMSFHRDKVSRASGRSSSSPSVDLQACGICTKLLTERSSWASNELAVVSVLICGHVFHAECLESMTPEINKYDPACPVCTFGEKQALKMSEKAMKAQMDLKARKRFRNRIIDSDFSGSLALFDRQKSSERGGRCLKMSSSSSMKSSSGKPFLLRHFSFGSKGTKPYTESLSTRKKGFFWSRSSKE; this comes from the exons ATGGGTTCAGCTTGTTGTGTTGCTGCTAGAGATAGAGCGGTTATAAATGGATCAACCAGTGAAAGTTTGCAGAGGAATGTCCGGTACTCGCCTTCGTGGAGCTTTCGTTGGGATAACCGGGGACGTGTTGCTGGGGAGGAGACATCAGTCAATTGGTCTTCTGATGGAGTTGTTGGAAATGATAGATCAGAGTTTAAATCTGGAACAACACTAGAAACTCTATATGCATCTGAAGAGGGTAGTCCATTGGATAGTTTCCGATCACTTGCGTTACAGAAGTCACCAGATTCTGATTGCAACACGGTGAACTCAACGCTTCCTCTATCTG ATCAATCGGTTGTGAGAAATTCCACAGAG GTCAAAGAATCAATCGAGTCATCAGCAGTTCCATACCCCTCTCCTGCTCCGTCAGTTCCCTCTGTTTCATCATTATCTACATCTCCTTTATCATCAAGAAGTCAGCTGCTTCCTGCAAGCTCTACTCCTTTGCCTCACTATTCTTCTGTCCACCAGCTCGGACGGCAAGTTTCTGATAGTCATACACCAGGGATAAAGTCACCTACTTTCTCAATTTCTGAAGAATCATCATCCTTGGTGCTCCCTGGTTGGAGTAATGAATCGACAAGAGCCTCTAATGGTGGATCATCAGATGGATGGTCTGTTCCTGCCTTCTCTGATCTTGCAAATCCTCGTAGAGAAAGGTGGTCATTTGATAGTGAATCCATGAGTTTCCATCGTGACAAGGTAAGCAGAGCTAGTGGTCGAAGTTCCAGTTCACCTTCTGTAGATCTCCAAGCCTGTGGCATTTGTACGAAGCTGCTAACAGAGAGATCTTCGTGGGCCTCAAATGAACTTGCTGTTGTTTCTGTTCTAATTTGCGGCCACGTTTTTCATGCTGAGTGCTTGGAGAGTATGACACCTGAAATCAACAAGTATGACCCAGCTTGTCCTGTTTGTACTTTTGGGGAGAAGCAGGCGTTGAAGATGTCTGAAAAAGCAATGAAAGCTCAGATGGACTTGAAAGCTCGAAAGAGATTCAGGAATCGGATTATTGACAGTGATTTTAGTGGCAGCCTTGCACTGTTTGATCGACAGAAAAGTAGTGAACGTGGCGGAAGGTGTCTCAAGATGAGCTCAAGTTCCAGCATGAAGAGCTCTTCGGGAAAGCCCTTCTTGCTGCGTCATTTTTCATTTGGTTCCAAGGGAACAAAACCCTATACCGAGAGCCTTTCCACCCGGAAAAAGGGTTTTTTCTGGTCAAGATCTAGCAAGGAGTAA
- the LOC107801698 gene encoding uncharacterized protein LOC107801698, whose protein sequence is MADLRDEHGNPIQLTDQYGHPVQLTDEHGNPMHLTGVATTAGSGVAPTGVATTDGSGVAPTTVGGILHQQPQSEQQQQLRKEQQLQQEEKQQQEELHRSGSSSSSSSEDDGQGGRRPKKKGLKEKIKEKLTIGKHKESKEEEQYKHSAGTTTTTSAMSTSTAPEHHEHEKKSMMEKIKEKLPGHHNHNH, encoded by the exons ATGGCGGACTTACGTGATGAGCATGGAAATCCAATTCAGCTGACAGACCAATATGGACACCCGGTGCAGCTAACCGATGAGCATGGTAACCCCATGCACCTTACTGGGGTTGCCACCACTGCCGGATCTGGGGTTGCTCCGACTGGGGTTGCCACCACTGACGGCTCTGGGGTTGCACCCACGACTGTTGGTGGAATACTGCACCAGCAGCCACAGTCGGAGCAACAACAACAGCTTCGAAAAGAACAGCAACTACAACAAGAAGAGAAACAACAACAGGAGGAGCTCCACCGGTCCGGCAGTTCAAGCTCTAGCTCT TCAGAGGATGACGGACAAGGTGGGAGGAGGCCGAAGAAGAAAGggctgaaagaaaagataaaggagaAATTAACCATTGGGAAGCACAAGGAGTCAAAGGAGGAAGAACAATACAAACACAGTGCCGGAACGACAACAACAACCAGTGCCATGTCTACTAGTACTGCACCAGAGCACCATGAGCATGAGAAGAAGAGTATGATGGAGAAGATCAAAGAGAAGTTGCCTGGTCATCATAATCACAATCACTAG